A single genomic interval of Alcaligenes sp. SDU_A2 harbors:
- a CDS encoding phytoene desaturase family protein, translated as MTSEKKNERHAVVVVGSGINSLVCAALLAQRGKRVLIIERNDRAGGCIRTEELFPGFTHEVLSSWYPLFTSGAAYARLKDDLAAHGVEFLDNGYTTGVVGSDGRGLALRRDVGDAVQRINDFAAGDGAAFGQMASQLFERDAALTFGLLGSEPYSRGLLGLLFSQWRKRRLDGMVQYGRESLESFRRWAEREIQDNRVRGMMAPWVLHSGLGPDDASSALIGKLTFAAVVAGGMPVVKGGGQNLVRALCAIVEKAGGRILLNTEVEQIVLDGQKASGVRAGGRIYEASEAVVCNVTPPQLYGRLLPGAPAAVREQAQAYRFGRGDMQIHIALDGVPNWSDPELLKVPLLHLSDGLEDVSMSVAQANNGLIPAKPTVAIGQPCAVDPGRAPSGKWILWMQMQDMPARLRGDAARKIAVPADGQWTDAVRDAVSERIIDQLEAVMPGLRQQIIGVKVLSPADLEKINCNLVGGDPYSGVCSPDQFFWMRPFASTQGARAHRTPYKNVYHIGASTHPGPGLAGASGFMVAQQIR; from the coding sequence ATGACAAGCGAAAAAAAGAATGAACGGCATGCCGTGGTGGTGGTGGGCAGTGGCATCAATTCCCTGGTTTGCGCGGCTTTGTTGGCGCAGCGCGGCAAGCGAGTGCTGATCATCGAGCGCAATGACAGGGCCGGGGGCTGCATACGCACAGAAGAACTGTTTCCCGGCTTTACGCACGAAGTCTTGTCGTCCTGGTATCCCTTGTTTACCTCCGGTGCCGCTTATGCGCGCCTGAAGGATGATCTGGCGGCCCACGGCGTGGAGTTTCTGGATAATGGGTATACCACCGGCGTGGTGGGGAGCGATGGCCGGGGCCTGGCCTTGCGCCGCGACGTGGGCGATGCGGTGCAGCGCATCAATGACTTTGCGGCGGGCGATGGGGCCGCCTTTGGACAGATGGCCAGCCAACTGTTCGAGCGCGATGCCGCGCTGACCTTTGGCTTGCTGGGGTCGGAGCCTTACAGCCGCGGCTTGTTGGGTTTGTTGTTTTCGCAGTGGCGCAAACGCCGCTTGGACGGCATGGTGCAGTATGGCCGCGAGTCGCTGGAGTCCTTTCGTCGCTGGGCGGAGCGCGAAATCCAAGACAATCGTGTGCGCGGCATGATGGCCCCCTGGGTCTTGCATTCGGGGCTGGGACCGGACGATGCCAGTTCGGCCCTGATCGGTAAACTGACCTTCGCAGCGGTGGTGGCCGGTGGCATGCCGGTGGTCAAGGGCGGCGGGCAGAATCTGGTGCGCGCGCTGTGCGCCATCGTCGAAAAAGCCGGCGGACGCATTCTGTTAAATACGGAAGTCGAGCAAATTGTGTTGGACGGCCAGAAAGCCAGCGGCGTGCGCGCCGGCGGCAGGATCTACGAGGCCAGCGAGGCCGTGGTGTGCAATGTAACGCCGCCGCAGCTATATGGACGTCTATTGCCCGGCGCGCCGGCGGCGGTGCGCGAACAGGCGCAGGCGTATCGCTTCGGGCGTGGCGATATGCAGATCCATATTGCCTTGGACGGCGTGCCCAACTGGAGCGACCCGGAATTGCTGAAAGTGCCGCTGCTGCATCTGTCCGATGGCCTGGAAGATGTCAGCATGAGCGTGGCACAGGCCAATAATGGCTTGATCCCGGCCAAGCCGACGGTGGCGATTGGTCAGCCTTGCGCGGTGGACCCAGGCCGCGCGCCCTCGGGCAAGTGGATTTTGTGGATGCAGATGCAGGATATGCCTGCCCGCCTACGTGGCGATGCCGCCCGCAAGATCGCCGTTCCGGCTGATGGGCAGTGGACAGATGCGGTGCGTGATGCAGTCAGCGAACGCATTATCGATCAACTGGAAGCGGTCATGCCCGGTCTGCGTCAGCAGATCATCGGCGTCAAGGTTCTGTCTCCGGCTGATCTTGAAAAGATCAATTGCAATCTGGTGGGCGGCGATCCGTATTCGGGTGTGTGCTCCCCCGACCAGTTTTTTTGGATGCGGCCTTTTGCCAGCACCCAGGGGGCCCGCGCGCACCGCACACCGTACAAAAATGTGTATCACATTGGTGCGTCTACCCATCCAGGGCCCGGGCTGGCGGGAGCGTCGGGCTTTATGGTGGCGCAGCAGATCCGCTAA
- a CDS encoding SDR family oxidoreductase, which yields MEQDFSVNLQGKVAIVTGASQGLGADIALALCGAGAWVLMVGLGQEQGQATLARLNAVGRAHFLHADIRDDAQLDACVQLALEQTGRIDILVNNACSYGDQGLASSRALWHETLDVNLVSSAILAQKASAYMGQGGVIINMGSTGGKFGVAGRALYPASKAAILQLTKSLAVELAPAGIRVLTVSPAWTWSPATQSMAAGSRERADQVGAQVHPLGRVGSGQEVAQAVLFAVSGAASWMTGVDLPVDGGFSVLGPDQGRSPRHWFEAWAQRHAG from the coding sequence ATGGAGCAGGATTTTTCCGTTAACTTGCAGGGCAAGGTCGCCATTGTGACCGGTGCCAGTCAAGGTTTGGGTGCCGACATTGCCTTGGCCCTGTGCGGTGCTGGTGCCTGGGTCTTGATGGTGGGCTTGGGGCAAGAGCAGGGCCAGGCGACGTTGGCGCGCCTGAACGCCGTGGGCCGGGCGCATTTTCTGCATGCCGACATCCGTGACGATGCACAATTGGATGCCTGTGTGCAGTTGGCCCTGGAACAGACCGGGCGCATCGATATTCTGGTCAACAATGCCTGCAGCTATGGCGACCAGGGGCTGGCCTCCAGCCGGGCGTTGTGGCACGAGACTTTGGACGTGAACCTGGTGTCGAGCGCCATTTTGGCGCAGAAGGCCAGTGCGTATATGGGGCAGGGTGGGGTCATCATCAATATGGGCAGTACGGGCGGCAAATTCGGGGTTGCCGGACGGGCGCTGTATCCGGCGTCCAAGGCGGCCATTTTGCAGCTGACCAAGAGCCTGGCGGTGGAGTTGGCGCCGGCCGGCATCCGTGTTCTGACCGTGTCGCCGGCCTGGACCTGGTCGCCGGCCACGCAAAGCATGGCCGCTGGATCGCGCGAACGGGCCGATCAGGTGGGCGCACAGGTACACCCACTGGGCCGGGTGGGGTCGGGTCAGGAAGTGGCCCAGGCGGTGCTGTTTGCCGTGTCGGGCGCGGCGTCCTGGATGACGGGTGTGGATCTGCCCGTGGACGGCGGCTTTTCCGTATTGGGGCCCGACCAGGGGCGTTCGCCACGGCATTGGTTTGAGGCCTGGGCGCAGCGGCACGCTGGCTGA
- a CDS encoding cysteine hydrolase family protein, which translates to MGGRTALLALHYQNDVLHADGRIRVGLTADSPQRQQLIAAAGRLLAQARARGVPVVHVRVGYRPDYADLLTNAPILRNVQRIGAMQVGSWGADFYTGLEPLPQEFEVHHTRINAFFGSSLEPVLRRLGVDRLVVAGVATHSVVESTVRHAVDMGFEVAVAATACAAPPGTHEASLASMSLIADIDQQEDWDAVFGG; encoded by the coding sequence ATGGGCGGGCGCACGGCCTTGCTGGCCTTGCATTACCAGAACGATGTCTTGCATGCGGATGGCCGTATCCGGGTCGGCCTGACGGCCGACAGCCCGCAGCGTCAGCAACTGATTGCCGCTGCAGGCCGCTTGCTGGCTCAGGCCAGGGCGCGCGGCGTGCCGGTGGTGCATGTGCGGGTCGGTTACCGGCCTGATTACGCCGATTTGCTGACCAATGCGCCCATTTTGCGCAATGTGCAGCGTATCGGGGCCATGCAGGTGGGCAGTTGGGGGGCGGACTTCTACACGGGGCTTGAGCCTTTGCCGCAGGAGTTCGAGGTGCATCACACCCGCATCAATGCGTTTTTCGGCTCTTCCTTGGAACCGGTGCTGCGTCGTCTGGGTGTGGACAGGCTGGTTGTGGCCGGCGTGGCGACGCATTCTGTTGTCGAGAGCACGGTGCGTCATGCCGTGGACATGGGCTTCGAGGTGGCGGTGGCCGCCACGGCCTGCGCTGCGCCGCCCGGCACGCACGAGGCGTCGCTGGCCAGTATGAGCCTGATTGCCGATATCGACCAGCAGGAAGATTGGGACGCGGTCTTTGGCGGCTAG
- a CDS encoding aromatic-ring-hydroxylating dioxygenase subunit beta encodes MLFDIDFDVGVDRVAPVNLNPQASRAVEQYIYHEARLLDERRWPEWLDLWTEDGMYWVPHSFDQTSPYEHISLCWENKLLRELRIRRLENSRNWSQQPVTQSCRVVSNVMIDGTDPDGYLVVRSAFHSMEWRGKEPVHRVGSLIHKLQAQEDGGWKLRMKQVNLVDRDAVHGAIQVYI; translated from the coding sequence ATGCTGTTTGATATCGATTTTGATGTAGGGGTGGACCGCGTTGCGCCTGTGAATCTGAATCCGCAGGCCAGCCGTGCCGTGGAGCAGTACATCTACCACGAGGCCCGCCTGTTGGACGAGCGCCGCTGGCCAGAGTGGCTGGATCTGTGGACCGAGGACGGGATGTACTGGGTGCCGCACAGTTTCGATCAGACCAGCCCCTACGAACATATTTCGCTGTGCTGGGAGAACAAACTGTTGCGCGAACTGCGTATCCGTCGGCTGGAAAACAGCCGCAACTGGTCCCAGCAGCCGGTGACGCAGTCGTGTCGCGTCGTGAGCAATGTGATGATAGACGGCACCGATCCCGATGGCTATCTGGTGGTGCGCTCCGCTTTCCATTCGATGGAGTGGCGCGGCAAGGAGCCGGTGCACCGCGTCGGTTCGCTGATCCATAAGCTGCAAGCGCAAGAGGACGGCGGCTGGAAGCTGCGCATGAAGCAAGTCAATCTGGTGGACCGCGATGCGGTGCACGGCGCCATTCAGGTGTATATCTGA
- a CDS encoding aromatic ring-hydroxylating dioxygenase subunit alpha translates to MSYSNEDLAALVREDSVHKSVYTDPEIFRLEMERIYGRAWIYVGHDSQVPNPGDYHTTSLGGQEVIMVRGSDKKVYVLYNRCPHKGAKVVAEGCGNTGKFFRCPYHAWTFKLDGQHLAAPMKNGFEGTCFDPKHPDFSMRRVARVESYRGFVFANQSAEGPDLGEFLGHVITSIDNMCDRSPVGEVEVVGGTFKVWQPSNWKVFYENLHDTMHANVTHESSYVAAREQAQDYGSMPLELHIMDGNGEPYGFWEKLDLYAFENGHGYMEGIFNPGAIETDPVSKAHFETLKDAYGEEKALGILGQNRHNTIIYGSGSPHTVFQQFRVIRPVAVDRTHVEIQLFRLKGAPDEIYKRGLMYANLINSPSSNVMPDDIEVYGRCQEGNLTRGGDWISMHRYNGTDKPIEGGMVATNGTSELPMRNQFRAWKKFMTMA, encoded by the coding sequence ATGAGTTACAGCAACGAAGACCTGGCCGCGCTGGTGCGCGAGGACAGTGTGCATAAGTCGGTCTATACCGATCCCGAGATTTTCCGGCTGGAAATGGAGCGGATTTACGGACGTGCCTGGATTTATGTGGGGCATGACAGTCAGGTGCCCAATCCCGGTGACTACCACACGACATCGCTGGGCGGTCAGGAAGTGATTATGGTGCGCGGCAGCGACAAGAAAGTGTATGTGCTGTATAACCGCTGCCCGCACAAAGGGGCCAAGGTCGTGGCCGAAGGTTGCGGTAATACGGGCAAGTTCTTTCGCTGCCCCTACCATGCCTGGACCTTCAAGCTGGATGGCCAGCATTTGGCCGCACCCATGAAAAATGGTTTTGAAGGCACTTGTTTCGATCCCAAACATCCGGACTTTTCCATGCGCCGCGTGGCCAGGGTGGAAAGCTACCGTGGCTTTGTGTTTGCCAACCAGAGCGCCGAGGGCCCGGATCTGGGCGAGTTCCTGGGGCATGTGATTACGTCCATCGACAATATGTGCGATCGCTCCCCGGTCGGGGAAGTGGAAGTGGTGGGCGGCACCTTCAAGGTTTGGCAACCCTCGAACTGGAAAGTGTTCTACGAGAATCTGCACGACACCATGCACGCTAATGTCACGCACGAATCGTCGTATGTGGCGGCGCGCGAGCAGGCCCAGGATTACGGTTCCATGCCGCTGGAGCTGCACATTATGGATGGCAACGGCGAACCGTATGGCTTCTGGGAAAAGCTGGACCTGTATGCCTTCGAGAATGGCCACGGCTATATGGAAGGCATCTTCAATCCCGGCGCCATCGAAACCGACCCGGTATCCAAGGCGCATTTCGAGACCTTGAAGGATGCGTACGGCGAAGAGAAGGCGCTAGGCATTTTGGGCCAGAATCGCCACAACACCATTATCTACGGCAGTGGCTCGCCGCATACGGTGTTCCAGCAGTTTCGCGTGATCCGCCCGGTGGCGGTGGACCGCACGCATGTGGAGATTCAGCTGTTTCGCCTGAAAGGGGCTCCGGACGAGATCTATAAGCGTGGGCTGATGTATGCCAATCTGATCAATTCGCCGTCCTCTAACGTGATGCCGGACGATATTGAAGTGTATGGCCGTTGCCAGGAAGGGAATCTGACGCGCGGCGGCGACTGGATCAGCATGCACCGTTATAACGGCACGGACAAACCGATAGAAGGCGGCATGGTGGCGACCAACGGCACCAGCGAATTGCCCATGCGCAACCAGTTTCGCGCCTGGAAAAAATTCATGACCATGGCTTGA